One Clavelina lepadiformis chromosome 1, kaClaLepa1.1, whole genome shotgun sequence genomic region harbors:
- the LOC143470124 gene encoding uncharacterized protein LOC143470124, whose protein sequence is MDFEDQSNVHLVPCNYCGRTFSKESIHKHRQICQKTSQKRPVFDSSKQRAFEITDRKAKSKKATFSAKPTTRGTHSNWRQKHEDFIKTVRAAREVTAAIKEGRELPPPPPPTINPDYIQCPHCMRRFNENAAERHIKFCAEQQKRLVNKKNSPSNTNSLAATRSSARQNYRPPPPQPSAGRRKLDDTRSAPFRSTRARTNNDHQISSNQFKNNTYKINSVSGKTNSAAHERFSSTKPRRATNPEWDGTIEPASLNTEVRTKTGLKPVAAANHSNDRAGQQKISSNSAKPAVRKVAGRDKADRYSNGGWNKKSSLHQRPRHDWSSDSNDTDSGGEVGRYNASAYDSSSRNRYTVVNGTRRSSASSDSSKRANSVGKGKQMQHKGAIKGYSNGLREGLTDFSHNRDDFYDWMQARQPSHETTVTNKKASSQPSKFCHECGARYPVVNAKFCCECGIKRITL, encoded by the coding sequence ATGGATTTTGAAGATCAGTCTAACGTTCATCTTGTACCATGCAATTACTGTGGAAGAACATTTTCAAAGGAAAGTATTCACAAACATAGACAAATTTGTCAGAAGACCTCCCAAAAAAGGCCTGTTTTTGATTCTAGTAAGCAGCGGGCATTTGAAATAACTGATCGAAAAGCTAAGTCAAAAAAAGCTACGTTTTCTGCAAAGCCAACAACTCGTGGCACTCATTCCAATTGGAGGCAAAAACATGAGGATTTCATAAAAACAGTGAGAGCTGCTCGTGAGGTGACTGCCGCCATCAAAGAAGGGCGAGAATTACCACCGCCCCCTCCTCCCACCATTAACCCTGATTATATCCAATGCCCACATTGTATGCGCCGCTTTAACGAAAATGCCGCTGAAAGGCATATAAAGTTCTGTGCTGAACAGCAGAAGCGACtagtaaataaaaagaattcTCCAAGTAATACTAATTCTTTGGCTGCCACTAGATCTTCTGCCAGGCAGAACTATCGACCACCACCACCGCAACCTTCAGCTGGTAGGAGAAAGCTCGATGATACCAGATCGGCTCCTTTCCGAAGCACACGTGCTCGAACCAACAATGATCATCAGATTAGCTCAAaccaatttaaaaacaatacgTACAAAATTAATTCAGTTTCGGGTAAAACTAACTCTGCTGCTCATGAAAGATTTTCCAGCACTAAACCTCGCAGAGCTACAAATCCTGAGTGGGATGGTACAATTGAGCCTGCATCTTTAAACACGGAAGTTCGAACGAAAACCGGTTTAAAACCAGTGGCTGCTGCAAATCATAGTAATGATAGAGCtggtcaacaaaaaatttccaGCAATTCTGCAAAACCAGCGGTTCGGAAAGTTGCGGGAAGAGACAAAGCGGATAGATACTCTAATGGTGGATGGAACAAGAAGTCGTCTCTACATCAGCGTCCTCGGCATGACTGGTCCTCAGATAGCAACGACACTGACTCTGGTGGGGAAGTTGGCAGGTATAATGCTAGTGCATATGACAGCTCTTCTAGAAATAGGTACACTGTGGTTAATGGAACTCGTCGATCATCTGCTTCTTCAGATAGTAGCAAAAGAGCAAACAGTGTTGGTAAAGGCAAACAGATGCAACATAAAGGAGCCATTAAAGGTTACAGTAATGGTTTGCGTGAAGGCCTTACAGACTTCTCTCATAATAGAGATGATTTTTATGACTGGATGCAAGCTCGTCAGCCGAGTCATGAAACCACTGtgacaaataaaaaagctAGTTCACAGCCATCAAAATTTTGCCATGAATGTGGAGCGCGTTACCCTGTggtaaatgcaaaattttgctGTGAGTGTGGAATCAAAAGAATTACACTTTAA
- the LOC143470053 gene encoding uncharacterized protein LOC143470053 isoform X1, with translation MLITEIDMESTSEFDDKIELCVSEDSIAGFLTNKETCKSAAVQCDIKGNLCDQPQECLYSEFSTKLNELRKQHCYCDTILKIGEKSWKCHRIILASASHKLHEAMTHILVRLGSMIEIKLPDCFNTCAMDALMELIYLGDLKHESEYGKEMLIIAKYLEISLPNLSSISAVDDSDLLRADNSFSDNYVTTIAEPVVLRLLYDDTAKGTQRQRRQQQKKHRLKDYVYEDISEREEKTEICDRLQSKQACKLLSQQYEDNANIEKRNSFSNLTKVASDAYENLETKEANRCLPCNMKFENRRQFFNHQRLKHKNKKYPCGFCKKLFNRKADMKLHERRKHAVTKPYPCKECDASFAQNRQLQLHCRVHTDGHAFKCETCDKTFISSEGYKNHLQHAHAEKKHICDNQGCSSAFSSAKQLKRHKLTCKNDVNLSSFKQFQCEKCGKTFRWSHLLKRHCSSVHLKIKPFKCSECTRSFNRSEQLEQHLTTHSGKRDNKCSECGKTFKQKAGLYVHQKIHSNIFKEVCDVCGYCCHSKSVLRVHQLTHSDEKPFSCERCSKSFKAMKYLKRHELIHNKVKTKKKTFTPGKIPLASATPTTTITSAVLTSTSLLQLDPALSPLLPVLPQSNASELSISTEPCFVALTPAVAPLATNEEDALSIYFNQESLQASLFSVEPTDFVPHSQ, from the exons ATGCTGATTACTGAAATAG ATATGGAAAGTACTTCTGAGTTTGATGATAAAATTGAGCTTTGTGTTAGTGAAGACAGCATAGCAGGTTTTTTG ACAAATAAAGAAACTTGCAAATCTGCTGCCGTGCAGTGTGACATAAAAG GTAACCTGTGCGATCAACCACAAGAATGTTTGTACAGTGAATTTTCGACAAAGCTCAATGAGTTACGA AAACAACACTGCTATTGTGATACCATACTGAAGATTGGTGAGAAGTCTTGGAAATGTCACCGAATTATTCTTGCTTCTGCGTCACACAAGTTGCATGAGGCTATGACTCACATTTTGGTCAGACTAGG AAGCATGATTGAAATAAAACTGCCAGACTGCTTTAATACATGTGCAATGGATGCTCTGATGGAGCTCATTTATCTTGGAGATTTAAAGCATGAATCAGAGTACGGCAAAGAAATGttaattattgcaaaatactTGGAG ATATCTTTGCCAAATTTATCCAGTATCTCAGCGGTGGATGACAGTGACCTATTGCGGGCAGACAATTCTTTTTCTGATAATTATGTAACTACAATTGCTGAACCAGTTGTTCTGAGGCTACTATATGATGACACTGCCAAGGG gACACAAAGACAAAGGCGACAACAACAAAAGAAGCACCGATTGAAAGATTATGTTTATGAAGATATTTCTGAAAGAGAAGAAAAGACAGAAATTTGTGATAG GTTACAAAGCAAACAAGCTTGTAAACTTTTAAGCCAACAATATGAAGACAATGCGA ACATCGAAAAGAGAAACAGTTTTTCCAATCTTACCAAAGTTGCTTCTGATGCTTATGAGAACCTGGAAACTAAAGAGGCCAATAG GTGTTTGCCATGTAACATGAAGTTTGAAAACAGAAGACAGTTTTTTAACCACCAACGTTTGAAGCATAAGAACAA GAAGTATCCTTGTGgattttgcaagaaattaTTTAATCGTAAAGCAGATATGAAGTTACACGAAAGAAGAAAACATGCTGTGACCAAACCGTATCCTTGCAAAGAGTGTGATGCATCTTTTGCTCAAAACAG ACAACTTCAGCTGCATTGTCGTGTGCACACTGATGGGCATGCGTTTAAATGTGAAACATGTGACAAAACGTTTATATCTTCAGAGGGATACAAAAACCATTTGCAACATGCTCATGCTGAAAA AAAACACATTTGTGACAACCAAGGCTGTAGTTCTGCATTTTCTTCAGCAAAGCAACTCAAAAGGCATAAACTAACTTGTAAAAATGACGTCAACCTGTCCTCTTTTAAGCAGTTTCAGTGTGAGAAATGTGGCAAAACGTTTCGCTGGTCACATTTGTTGAAAAGACATTGCAGTTCGGttcatttgaaaataaaaccattTAAATGCAGTGAATGTACTCGTTCGTTTAACAGAAGTGAACAATTGGAACAGCATTTAACAACACACTCTGGTAAACGAGATAATAAGTGTAGTGAGTGTGGAAAAACCTTCAAGCAAAAAGCAGGACTCTATGTTCATCAAAAAATTCATTCAA ATATTTTCAAAGAAGTTTGTGATGTGTGTGGTTATTGCTGCCATTCAAAAAGTGTTCTGAGAGTTCATCAACTCACTCATTCTGATGAAAAGCCTTTTTCTTGTGAACGATGTTCAAAGAGTTTCAAG GCAATGAAATATCTAAAAAGACATGAACTCATTCATAACAAGGTTAAGACAAAGAAGAAAACTTTCACCCCTGGAAAAATCCCCCTTGCAAGTGCCACTCCTACTACAACAATCACATCTGCTGTCCTTACG agtACTTCATTACTCCAGCTTGATCCTGCACTGTCGCCGTTGTTGCCAGTTCTTCCTCAGTCCAATGCTTCCGAGTTGTCAATTTCAACAGAACCTTGTTTTGTGGCATTAACGCCTGCTGTG gCTCCATTGGCCACAAATGAGGAAGACGCATTGAGTATTTACTTCAACCAAGAAAGTTTACAAGCTTCTCTTTTTTCAGTAGAACCTACCG ATTTTGTGCCTCATAGTCAGTGA
- the LOC143470053 gene encoding uncharacterized protein LOC143470053 isoform X2 codes for MESTSEFDDKIELCVSEDSIAGFLTNKETCKSAAVQCDIKGNLCDQPQECLYSEFSTKLNELRKQHCYCDTILKIGEKSWKCHRIILASASHKLHEAMTHILVRLGSMIEIKLPDCFNTCAMDALMELIYLGDLKHESEYGKEMLIIAKYLEISLPNLSSISAVDDSDLLRADNSFSDNYVTTIAEPVVLRLLYDDTAKGTQRQRRQQQKKHRLKDYVYEDISEREEKTEICDRLQSKQACKLLSQQYEDNANIEKRNSFSNLTKVASDAYENLETKEANRCLPCNMKFENRRQFFNHQRLKHKNKKYPCGFCKKLFNRKADMKLHERRKHAVTKPYPCKECDASFAQNRQLQLHCRVHTDGHAFKCETCDKTFISSEGYKNHLQHAHAEKKHICDNQGCSSAFSSAKQLKRHKLTCKNDVNLSSFKQFQCEKCGKTFRWSHLLKRHCSSVHLKIKPFKCSECTRSFNRSEQLEQHLTTHSGKRDNKCSECGKTFKQKAGLYVHQKIHSNIFKEVCDVCGYCCHSKSVLRVHQLTHSDEKPFSCERCSKSFKAMKYLKRHELIHNKVKTKKKTFTPGKIPLASATPTTTITSAVLTSTSLLQLDPALSPLLPVLPQSNASELSISTEPCFVALTPAVAPLATNEEDALSIYFNQESLQASLFSVEPTDFVPHSQ; via the exons ATGGAAAGTACTTCTGAGTTTGATGATAAAATTGAGCTTTGTGTTAGTGAAGACAGCATAGCAGGTTTTTTG ACAAATAAAGAAACTTGCAAATCTGCTGCCGTGCAGTGTGACATAAAAG GTAACCTGTGCGATCAACCACAAGAATGTTTGTACAGTGAATTTTCGACAAAGCTCAATGAGTTACGA AAACAACACTGCTATTGTGATACCATACTGAAGATTGGTGAGAAGTCTTGGAAATGTCACCGAATTATTCTTGCTTCTGCGTCACACAAGTTGCATGAGGCTATGACTCACATTTTGGTCAGACTAGG AAGCATGATTGAAATAAAACTGCCAGACTGCTTTAATACATGTGCAATGGATGCTCTGATGGAGCTCATTTATCTTGGAGATTTAAAGCATGAATCAGAGTACGGCAAAGAAATGttaattattgcaaaatactTGGAG ATATCTTTGCCAAATTTATCCAGTATCTCAGCGGTGGATGACAGTGACCTATTGCGGGCAGACAATTCTTTTTCTGATAATTATGTAACTACAATTGCTGAACCAGTTGTTCTGAGGCTACTATATGATGACACTGCCAAGGG gACACAAAGACAAAGGCGACAACAACAAAAGAAGCACCGATTGAAAGATTATGTTTATGAAGATATTTCTGAAAGAGAAGAAAAGACAGAAATTTGTGATAG GTTACAAAGCAAACAAGCTTGTAAACTTTTAAGCCAACAATATGAAGACAATGCGA ACATCGAAAAGAGAAACAGTTTTTCCAATCTTACCAAAGTTGCTTCTGATGCTTATGAGAACCTGGAAACTAAAGAGGCCAATAG GTGTTTGCCATGTAACATGAAGTTTGAAAACAGAAGACAGTTTTTTAACCACCAACGTTTGAAGCATAAGAACAA GAAGTATCCTTGTGgattttgcaagaaattaTTTAATCGTAAAGCAGATATGAAGTTACACGAAAGAAGAAAACATGCTGTGACCAAACCGTATCCTTGCAAAGAGTGTGATGCATCTTTTGCTCAAAACAG ACAACTTCAGCTGCATTGTCGTGTGCACACTGATGGGCATGCGTTTAAATGTGAAACATGTGACAAAACGTTTATATCTTCAGAGGGATACAAAAACCATTTGCAACATGCTCATGCTGAAAA AAAACACATTTGTGACAACCAAGGCTGTAGTTCTGCATTTTCTTCAGCAAAGCAACTCAAAAGGCATAAACTAACTTGTAAAAATGACGTCAACCTGTCCTCTTTTAAGCAGTTTCAGTGTGAGAAATGTGGCAAAACGTTTCGCTGGTCACATTTGTTGAAAAGACATTGCAGTTCGGttcatttgaaaataaaaccattTAAATGCAGTGAATGTACTCGTTCGTTTAACAGAAGTGAACAATTGGAACAGCATTTAACAACACACTCTGGTAAACGAGATAATAAGTGTAGTGAGTGTGGAAAAACCTTCAAGCAAAAAGCAGGACTCTATGTTCATCAAAAAATTCATTCAA ATATTTTCAAAGAAGTTTGTGATGTGTGTGGTTATTGCTGCCATTCAAAAAGTGTTCTGAGAGTTCATCAACTCACTCATTCTGATGAAAAGCCTTTTTCTTGTGAACGATGTTCAAAGAGTTTCAAG GCAATGAAATATCTAAAAAGACATGAACTCATTCATAACAAGGTTAAGACAAAGAAGAAAACTTTCACCCCTGGAAAAATCCCCCTTGCAAGTGCCACTCCTACTACAACAATCACATCTGCTGTCCTTACG agtACTTCATTACTCCAGCTTGATCCTGCACTGTCGCCGTTGTTGCCAGTTCTTCCTCAGTCCAATGCTTCCGAGTTGTCAATTTCAACAGAACCTTGTTTTGTGGCATTAACGCCTGCTGTG gCTCCATTGGCCACAAATGAGGAAGACGCATTGAGTATTTACTTCAACCAAGAAAGTTTACAAGCTTCTCTTTTTTCAGTAGAACCTACCG ATTTTGTGCCTCATAGTCAGTGA
- the LOC143470053 gene encoding uncharacterized protein LOC143470053 isoform X3 codes for MTHILVRLGSMIEIKLPDCFNTCAMDALMELIYLGDLKHESEYGKEMLIIAKYLEISLPNLSSISAVDDSDLLRADNSFSDNYVTTIAEPVVLRLLYDDTAKGTQRQRRQQQKKHRLKDYVYEDISEREEKTEICDRLQSKQACKLLSQQYEDNANIEKRNSFSNLTKVASDAYENLETKEANRCLPCNMKFENRRQFFNHQRLKHKNKKYPCGFCKKLFNRKADMKLHERRKHAVTKPYPCKECDASFAQNRQLQLHCRVHTDGHAFKCETCDKTFISSEGYKNHLQHAHAEKKHICDNQGCSSAFSSAKQLKRHKLTCKNDVNLSSFKQFQCEKCGKTFRWSHLLKRHCSSVHLKIKPFKCSECTRSFNRSEQLEQHLTTHSGKRDNKCSECGKTFKQKAGLYVHQKIHSNIFKEVCDVCGYCCHSKSVLRVHQLTHSDEKPFSCERCSKSFKAMKYLKRHELIHNKVKTKKKTFTPGKIPLASATPTTTITSAVLTSTSLLQLDPALSPLLPVLPQSNASELSISTEPCFVALTPAVAPLATNEEDALSIYFNQESLQASLFSVEPTDFVPHSQ; via the exons ATGACTCACATTTTGGTCAGACTAGG AAGCATGATTGAAATAAAACTGCCAGACTGCTTTAATACATGTGCAATGGATGCTCTGATGGAGCTCATTTATCTTGGAGATTTAAAGCATGAATCAGAGTACGGCAAAGAAATGttaattattgcaaaatactTGGAG ATATCTTTGCCAAATTTATCCAGTATCTCAGCGGTGGATGACAGTGACCTATTGCGGGCAGACAATTCTTTTTCTGATAATTATGTAACTACAATTGCTGAACCAGTTGTTCTGAGGCTACTATATGATGACACTGCCAAGGG gACACAAAGACAAAGGCGACAACAACAAAAGAAGCACCGATTGAAAGATTATGTTTATGAAGATATTTCTGAAAGAGAAGAAAAGACAGAAATTTGTGATAG GTTACAAAGCAAACAAGCTTGTAAACTTTTAAGCCAACAATATGAAGACAATGCGA ACATCGAAAAGAGAAACAGTTTTTCCAATCTTACCAAAGTTGCTTCTGATGCTTATGAGAACCTGGAAACTAAAGAGGCCAATAG GTGTTTGCCATGTAACATGAAGTTTGAAAACAGAAGACAGTTTTTTAACCACCAACGTTTGAAGCATAAGAACAA GAAGTATCCTTGTGgattttgcaagaaattaTTTAATCGTAAAGCAGATATGAAGTTACACGAAAGAAGAAAACATGCTGTGACCAAACCGTATCCTTGCAAAGAGTGTGATGCATCTTTTGCTCAAAACAG ACAACTTCAGCTGCATTGTCGTGTGCACACTGATGGGCATGCGTTTAAATGTGAAACATGTGACAAAACGTTTATATCTTCAGAGGGATACAAAAACCATTTGCAACATGCTCATGCTGAAAA AAAACACATTTGTGACAACCAAGGCTGTAGTTCTGCATTTTCTTCAGCAAAGCAACTCAAAAGGCATAAACTAACTTGTAAAAATGACGTCAACCTGTCCTCTTTTAAGCAGTTTCAGTGTGAGAAATGTGGCAAAACGTTTCGCTGGTCACATTTGTTGAAAAGACATTGCAGTTCGGttcatttgaaaataaaaccattTAAATGCAGTGAATGTACTCGTTCGTTTAACAGAAGTGAACAATTGGAACAGCATTTAACAACACACTCTGGTAAACGAGATAATAAGTGTAGTGAGTGTGGAAAAACCTTCAAGCAAAAAGCAGGACTCTATGTTCATCAAAAAATTCATTCAA ATATTTTCAAAGAAGTTTGTGATGTGTGTGGTTATTGCTGCCATTCAAAAAGTGTTCTGAGAGTTCATCAACTCACTCATTCTGATGAAAAGCCTTTTTCTTGTGAACGATGTTCAAAGAGTTTCAAG GCAATGAAATATCTAAAAAGACATGAACTCATTCATAACAAGGTTAAGACAAAGAAGAAAACTTTCACCCCTGGAAAAATCCCCCTTGCAAGTGCCACTCCTACTACAACAATCACATCTGCTGTCCTTACG agtACTTCATTACTCCAGCTTGATCCTGCACTGTCGCCGTTGTTGCCAGTTCTTCCTCAGTCCAATGCTTCCGAGTTGTCAATTTCAACAGAACCTTGTTTTGTGGCATTAACGCCTGCTGTG gCTCCATTGGCCACAAATGAGGAAGACGCATTGAGTATTTACTTCAACCAAGAAAGTTTACAAGCTTCTCTTTTTTCAGTAGAACCTACCG ATTTTGTGCCTCATAGTCAGTGA